The genomic DNA ccggtaaatttaacaaaataaataatttttgtcaaaataaaacactgcgattgataaatgtgatcatttctgtgtatctaaacagactagagagataaaaatgaacacacacacacacacacagcaagggcacgggggtggggtggaggggtttggaaaacagtaggcgtgagcagaagcgctcgtcagaaattctcgcctgatgtgaacagaggaggagcggGCACacacgaatttcgtgagcgacccATTTTGCGGCGcttcgcagctggtgtgttccgggcgtaagtctctgggcgacgccaaattagataccatgtttccttctacatgaGCCCGTGCGGACAAAATGttttaacaaacggttacaaaaatgTTGCCATTCATAAACTTTGCTGTTTCACCTCTTCACGCGTTACCAGTGAGGTTgtgctcccaaggatttttgaccatCTGGTCATCCGTTGGTAAAGTTTTACTCGAACGCAAAAATCTGCATGCTTACAATGATTTAGgtacgtactgccccctatcgccatggaaaatacacattgtcactttaaacaagtatttGGGAAAACTGTTAAAAGCTGAGCGTTCactgtgcaaaatatcagtcctttTATTCATCTCCACTGTGACCTCCTCGCAGGGCAAAGCTCACGAGTCTTGTTCTTACTCTGCACAACCCAACGCCCGGTGGCAACCTGACTTCTGAAACTGTGCGGTGGTCACAATTCAGATCCGTATAACCTGGAGACTGTTGtgctgttattgatgtctgttaggGGCATAACGGTACGCTATAATCATATTCGGTTCAGTTCAATGTCTTAAAGAGTTCGGTTTGATAAATTTTctgtatattattattttatttattcatttaattatatcagaagcggctcctatagtgagctgaaccaggtgtcatcacaggctgctgatctagcatgatgttgttaattatttcacaggttatttgcgcagctagtgtcacgctcatacagaccagtgttgtgtttgactgttgatgctccgcgacgtcatcgaaccagacacggagaaaactgagggaaaattactgtaagttcagcaaacttcccacagcaggaaaaaaccaccataaatctggtcatgtggtaagtagcagatactttggggagaggagatcatgtggtgacgtcacatctgcgatttctagtttgtagtcatgctaattacgaacttttacaagctgataaatctcaaaggacgtaactggcgtggttgaaacacccatcattagttttcatttaaattgcagtacaacatgtgtgtgatccagggcgtaaggcaaagcggattagaaaatagcgtttttagccccgttgacttgcttcattttttcgttcttccggggacccgtgatgcggatgtgacttaggctccctatagacaCGGAAACGACTGGTCAGCCATATTGGTGCGTGTGCTGTGCGATCAGTTCTGCTACATTCGTTGTGgtactgcttcaacagtgcgatatcaTCACGAGTGATGAGCagaattttaaatatttttgatttCGGGCAACCACTCGATTGTCAATCGTGAGCTATTCAGCCCAATCAGCCCAACCTTAACGATGGTCACACGAGAGCAAAAGCTAGCTCAGAACGGGCCAAAAATCCCACAGTGTGTGGCCGTCTTAAGAGAGTTTATCTAGTCAGGGTTTTATGAAATTTGTGCCAGAATAACTCTAATGTGAAGCTAACAGCAACTATTTGAATTATTTGAGAGTGAATCTGTGCTTTAGTCACTTTTGTCTGAGCccactgtgattggctcaccaagcCAGACCATAATTTCTTCATAGTAATTTCACATACCTGAATGAAACTCCTACATGCTACAGACCAAAGCGTAACCTGCTTTAGACACAGACCGCTAAACTGACCCAATCAGGTCACTTTtctctgtaaaaataaaatcccACCTCCTCCTCTGACAGTTTCAAACATTAATATCATTTTTCCTAATAAGTATCTATTAAGATCTTAACATTGTTTAGTTCCTGGGATCCTTACTCCTCCAAAGAATACCTGCTTGTGGTTAGTGGGTGTCTGGTTTCACATAGCAATATGTGCTGCTAGATGTCTTTACATCCTACATACTAAACCTCATTATGCTGTGATTTTCTCAACAGAAGGGCTTTTATCTGTAATTTCACAAACCGCACTCGCATGCAATCAACTGTTGTCTAACAAAGATGAATTGTGACTCACCAGTGTGGACAAACATGTGTTTGACGTAGTTCTGTTTTGCAGTGAAGGTTTTACTGCAGAGAGTGCATTCATAGGGCTTCTTCTCTCCCTGACCAATCCCTCCAGCAGCCTGCTGCTGCTGAGCTGCAGCCTGTGGTACCGACATGGGGTTTGGGAATGATGGCATTGTGGGGGGCGGCACTGCCACAAACTGGGGTTGCTGCTGGCCAGAAAGGTAAAGGAAAGGCTTGTGGTCTCTAGCCGGCTGTGTAGGAAAGAGAGTGGGCAGGAAGGTGCTTCCACCAGAGCCTATCACCTGGGAGTTGCTGGTCACCGTGAGCGGCATCCTCAGATTGCTGGTGTGTGATTCTATCTGGCGCATGTACTGCGACATGGGACTGAGTTTGATTGGGTTTGGCTGCGGCTGCATCATGCTACTGTCACTAGTGCTGTgggatgtgtctccatcctctgCCTTTTGCATCTGCTCGGGGGATGAGTCGTTGACCTTTATCTGCACCGGAGCTCCATTGCCCTGCTGCACCTCCCCGCCCCCGTCTCGCCCATAGCCCGTCAGGTACGACTGCTGCTCCATGATGTCTGGCTCTGTACTGATGGAGGAGCTCACCCCTGAGTCAAAACTTTCAATCTTGGATTCACCCTCTACCCCCTCGTTGTGATCTGTGTCGTCTTGGCAGTCCCCCATGTCATCGTAGCAGGTGTACTCGTCTTCGGCCTCCTCCTTGATGTGCATCCCTCCTGTTTGAATGCGTACCGGTCGGGGTTGCTTGCGGCAGTGAGTGGACTCTGCAGTGGAAATGAAGCGATCGATCTGCTGAGATCTCTCCTGGATTCGGTTCATCCAGGGTGGATCCTGAGATTGCTGGTCCTTCTGAGTGCTTGAGTCATAATTTGTCGACAAAGGGTTAATGTAAAGGGGGCGCTCGCGGGTGCCGTTCTGCAGAGAATGGCCCGGGTAGGAGTAGAGCGACGTGTAAGTACGTTCTACACTTTGCTGAGATGTTGCTTGCATATAACCTGACTCTGCATCACTGCTGGGCCCGGAGGTGCCAGACTCTGGCGTGCCTCGAGGCGTTTCCTGACCAGAATCTCCTGGTATAACTGGAAAACCCCCCGGGCCTGCCAGGCCCACGTTCTGGGACACGATGCGGGTGCACTCATCAATGACGGTCTTAATCTGCAGGATGCTGGCAGCAGTAAGTAtctgcagagcttctgactgagacACTCGCAGGATTCCACTGTACATAAAGtctatcagcttctggatggattGCACTGAGACCACGGAGGGGATCTCGATGTCGCTGTAGCCCAAGAGCAGCTTGTCCTGAAAGAAGGGGCTTCCAGCAGCCAGCACGCACCGGTGAGCTCGCAGCATACTTCCATGGATCCGAACGGTCACGTCACAGAAGTGCCCGCGGTTGCGCTGCTCATTGAGGGTCTCGAGTACAGAattgctgaagttgtggagattgatgTTATGAATGCGCTCGGTCATCCCCTTGCAACTGATGTCACCTGCAGGAAGGGAGTAAGAACACctggctgaagacaaaactgcacattcagaGGTCAGTCaagccaaaacacacacacacacacacacacacac from Nothobranchius furzeri strain GRZ-AD chromosome 10, NfurGRZ-RIMD1, whole genome shotgun sequence includes the following:
- the zbtb20 gene encoding zinc finger and BTB domain-containing protein 20, whose translation is MTERIHNINLHNFSNSVLETLNEQRNRGHFCDVTVRIHGSMLRAHRCVLAAGSPFFQDKLLLGYSDIEIPSVVSVQSIQKLIDFMYSGILRVSQSEALQILTAASILQIKTVIDECTRIVSQNVGLAGPGGFPVIPGDSGQETPRGTPESGTSGPSSDAESGYMQATSQQSVERTYTSLYSYPGHSLQNGTRERPLYINPLSTNYDSSTQKDQQSQDPPWMNRIQERSQQIDRFISTAESTHCRKQPRPVRIQTGGMHIKEEAEDEYTCYDDMGDCQDDTDHNEGVEGESKIESFDSGVSSSISTEPDIMEQQSYLTGYGRDGGGEVQQGNGAPVQIKVNDSSPEQMQKAEDGDTSHSTSDSSMMQPQPNPIKLSPMSQYMRQIESHTSNLRMPLTVTSNSQVIGSGGSTFLPTLFPTQPARDHKPFLYLSGQQQPQFVAVPPPTMPSFPNPMSVPQAAAQQQQAAGGIGQGEKKPYECTLCSKTFTAKQNYVKHMFVHTGEKPHQCSICWRSFSLKDYLIKHMVTHTGVRAYQCSICNKRFTQKSSLNVHMRLHRGEKSYECYICKKKFSHKTLLERHMALHSTASAITGLSASTGAPGPVSIPMPMAVPEPGAGVVALAMPVSGGAGVGAGVGTGVGVAAEASCQEGTTYVCSVCPAKFDQMELFNDHMRMHVSDG